One genomic window of Conger conger chromosome 9, fConCon1.1, whole genome shotgun sequence includes the following:
- the LOC133137652 gene encoding keratin-associated protein 4-2-like — translation MKCASTNCTGANCANTNCTNTNCASTNCTNTNCTSTKCASTSCTNTNCANTNCASTDCTSTKCASTNFTSTKCASTNCAKTNCTSTKCASTNCTSTNCTNTNCTNTYCARSSTGPHHGPEREGSDLYPTFYLIN, via the coding sequence ATGAAATGTGCCAGCACCAACTGTACGGGTGCCAACTGTGCCAACACCAACTGTACCAACACCAACTGTGCCAGCACCAACTGTACCAACACCAACTGTACCAGCACAAAGTGTGCCAGCACCAGCTGTACCAACACCAACTGTGCCAACACCAACTGTGCCAGCACCGACTGTACCAGCACCAAGTGTGCCAGCACCAACTTTACCAGCACCAAGTGTGCCAGCACCAACTGTGCCAAAACCAACTGTACCAGCACCAAGTGTGCCAGCACCAACTGTACCAGCACCAACTGTACCAACACCAACTGTACCAACACCTACTGTGCCCGCAGCTCGACAGGGCCACATCATggcccagagagggagggatccG